A stretch of DNA from Streptomyces sp. NBC_01197:
CGGCGGTCTGCGCGCCGGGATGCGCCCCGGCCAGCCGGTCCTCATCAGTGACCACATCAACCTGACGGCCACCTCGCCGATCATGGGCGCCAACTTCGTGGACCTCACCGACCTGTACTCGCCGCGGCTGCGCGCGCTGTGCAAGGAGGTCGACAACACACTGGAAGAGGGCGTGTACGTCCAGTTCCCCGGCCCGCACTACGAGACGCCCGCCGAGATCAACATGGTCCGGGTGCTCGGTGGCGACCTGGTCGGCATGTCCACGGTGCTGGAGGCCATCGCCGCACGCGAGGCCGGAGCCGAGGTGCTCGGCATCTCGCTGGTCACGAACCTGGCGGCCGGACTGACCGGCGAGCCGCTCAACCACGAAGAGGTACTGCAGGCCGGCCGTGACTCGGCCGCGCGGATGGGATCGCTGCTCTCGAAGGTCCTGGAGCGGATCTGACGCGCCCGTCCCGGCCCCCGCTCCTCGATGGCAGCAGGATCAAGCCCGTCCGGCGATTGAGGACATCTTTCAGCCTCTGCCGGTGGTACCTCCCGGCGGTAGCCGGGGGAGCTTGAGGAGCGGGGCCTGGGGGCGGAGCCCCGGTCACGGGCACCACCAGCCCTACCCACCGTGAGGAACGAAAGGCAGACCACCGTGCAGCAGGATCTGATCACCCGTGCCGAGACCTGGCAGGCGGAGGACCCCGACCCCGACACCCGCGAAGAGCTGGCACG
This window harbors:
- a CDS encoding purine-nucleoside phosphorylase yields the protein MNASVNPDLQVAADNPTVAADAAATRLRELTGAETHDVALVMGSGWAPAVDALGTPVADFTVTELPGFPPPAVEGHGGRIRSYAVGGKRALVFLGRTHYYEGRGVAAVSHGVRTAVAAGCKTVVLTNGCGGLRAGMRPGQPVLISDHINLTATSPIMGANFVDLTDLYSPRLRALCKEVDNTLEEGVYVQFPGPHYETPAEINMVRVLGGDLVGMSTVLEAIAAREAGAEVLGISLVTNLAAGLTGEPLNHEEVLQAGRDSAARMGSLLSKVLERI